The window TGATGGAGGCGGCGCTGGAGCCGCCGGTGCGGATGGCCAGCTCGGCGTAGCGGTTGCCGGCGTAGACCGGGTGGGTGTGGGCGTCGATGAGGCCGGGCGTGACGAGGGCGCCGCCCAGGTTTTCGACGTGGTCGACGTCGACGATGTCGTCGACGACGCCCGGCACGCTCTGCGGCAGGTCGGGAGCCCGGCCGACCCACGCGATGCGGTCGTTGTGCACGAGGAGGGCCGCGTTGCTGAGGACTTCGTTGCCGGTCCAGAGGCGGCCGATGTTGGTCAGAAGCCGAACGGTCACCGCATCACCACCCCGCAGGAGCGAGGCACCCGGCCCGCGGCACGGGACGTGCCCGCTGAGTCGGCTCCGGGTCGGGACGACATGGGGGGTCTCCTGCTCTCATCCGCGTAAGACTGTGCGGTGACCGTATCGCTGGACTCATGATCCGCGCGATTTCAGTTCAGTTACGTTATTTCACAGGCTGGCTCGGTGTACAGGGTTATTCGGAAGATAGCCCAATCTTCCCAACCGCCCCCCGGCTCCAACCGTGCGCTCCGGCCCCCGCTGTCCACGCCTCTCGCAGCAGCCATCATCTGAAACCCGCGACAATAGAGTATGTAAGGTTCGGCATATCCTAGCAATCTCGCGGTTGCGGGACCACTGTCGGCTTTGGCAGCTCCGTGGTCCTTCAGGGTCAGAGCCGCCCAGCCGTCACGTCAAGAGACCCGTTCGACGGGCTTGCCGACCCGCTCCAGCTCGTGGAAGAGGCTGGGCAGCACGCGGGCGTGCAGCACGGTGCCGTCCTCGACGTGGTCCACCGAGAGCACCTCGCCCTCCTTGTGGGCCCGGGAGATCAGGTCTCCCCTGTCGTACGGCACGAGCAGCGTGACCTCGTGGTCAAGCCTGGGCAGGCGGCGCTCGACGAGCGCCATGAGCTCGTCGATGCCGGCGCCGGTGCGGGCCGAGACGACGATGCTGTCACGCTCGGCGCGCGCGATGCGGTCGAGCACGTCCTGATCGGCGGCGTCGGCCTTGTTGATCACCACGATCTCGGGCACGTCCGTCGCGCCCTCGATGTCGGCGAACACCTCGCGCACGGCGGCCAGCTGTCCCTCGGGGTCGGGGTGCGAGCCGTCGACCACGTGCAGGATCAGGTCGGCGTCGGCGACCTCCTCCAGCGTGGAGCGGAACGCCTCGACGAGCTGGTGGGGCAGGTGGCGGACGAACCCGACGGTGTCGGCGATCGTGAACAGCCTGCCCTCGGGGGTGCGCGCCTTGCGCACCGTCGGGTCGAGGGTGGCGAACAGCGCGTCCTCCACCAGCACGCCCGCGCCGGTGACGCGGTTGAGCAGCGAGGACTTGCCGGCGTTGGTGTAGCCGGCGATGGCGACCGCCGGGACCTCGCGCTGGGAGCGCCGCTGGCGCATGGTCTCGCGCGAGGTGGACATGCCGCTGATCTGGCGCCGCAGCTTGGCCATCCGCTCGCGGATGCGGCGGCGGTCCAGCTCGATCTTGGTCTCACCGGGGCCGCGGCCGCCGATGCCGACGCCGCCGGCGGCGCGACCGCCGACCTGCCGGGACAGGTTGCCGCCCCAGCCGCGCAGACGCGGCAGGAAGTACTGGAGCTGGGCCAGCTCGACCTGGGCCTTGCCCTCGCGGCTCTTGGCGTGCTGGGCGAAGATGTCGAGGATCAGCGCGGTGCGGTCGATGACCTTCACCTTGACCGTGTCCTCGAGCTGGCGGAGCTGGCCGGGGGTCAGCTCACCGTCGCAGATCACGGTGTCGGCGCCGGTCGACTCGACCACGTCGCGCAGCTCGAGCGCCTTGCCCGAGCCGATGTAGGTGGCGGGGTCGGGCTTCTGGCGGCGCTGGATGAGACCCTCGAGGACCTCGGATCCGGCGGTCTCGGCCAGGAGCTTCAGCTCGAGGAGTGAGTTTTCGGCGTCGACGGCCGTGCCGGAGGTCCAGACGCCCACCAGGACCACCCGCTCGAGCCGCAGCTGCCGGTATTCGACCTCGGAGACGTCCTGGAGCTCCGTGGACAGGCCGGCCACGCGGCGCAGCGCCTGGCGCTCCTCAAGATCCATGTCGCCGGTCTCGAACTCGTCGAGCGCGGAGTATTCGTGCATTCGTGTCATCTCTATTAGGCAACGTCTGGACACCGTGGTGTCTTCCCCCGATGGTGGCACGACATCCCCGGGACGGGCATCCGGTTATCCCGGCAGCACGCTCACGTCACCGGAGCCGGCCTTGATGGTCATCTTGTGCGGCGAGGCGTTGTCGCGCTTGACCGAGATGCTCTCGTCGCCCGACCCCATGTCGGTGGTCACGGCGTAGGAGCCGTCGGGCACGCGCAGCATGATGTCACCGGAGCCGGTCTCGAGCCGGGCGTCGTCGGGCGCGGCGGCGTACTTCAGCTCCATGCTGCCCGACCCGAGGTCCGCGGTCAGCCGCTTGCCCGTCAGCCCGTTGCCGTCCACGTCGCCGGACCCCATGGAGAGCTTGACGGTGCCCGACAGCGACCGCAGCGTGACGTCGCCCGAACCGCTCTCGACGTCCACCGTCAGCCCCTTGGGCACCTGGATCCTGTAGTTGACGTGGCAGCTCGGCCCGTCGTGGCAGGTGTAGCTCAGCCGCAGGGTGTCGCCCTCGACGACGTGCTCGGCCTCGGGCTTGGTCCCGCGCCAGCCGAGCGTCTCGGTGACGTGGACGGCCCTCCCGTCGTACTCGCTGATCACGGCGTCGCCGGAGCCGGGCTCGACGCGCAGCGCGGTCACCTTGTCGGTGACGTCGTAGGTGGCGGTGTCCTGGTTGGTGGGCCCGGCCAGGCCCTGCAGCCCGCAGCCCGTCAGCAGTGCGGCCGACGCCAGCAGCCCGCCCGCGATCGCGATCCTCTTCATACGACGATCTTCTCGCCGGCCCGCGTCACGCGCATCGGGGATGCCCCGGACGAGGGCCCCAGGGTACCCCCGCCTTTGACCGTCGATCGGGGCATGAGTTAGCTTCTTTCCATAATTCAGAAGAGGTTTTCCACATAGCGGAAAAGAGGAGTGCGAGATGGAGATCACCGGCCCGATCCTCGACCGGTTCGACGAGATCCTCACCCCGGAGGCGCTCGGCTTCGTGGCGGCGCTCCAGCGCGAGTTCGGCGCCCGGCGCCTGGAGCTCCTGGAGCTCCGCCAGGCGAAGCAGGCGGAGCTGTCCGCCGGAGGCCTGTTCGACTTCCTGCCCGAGACCAAGGGCGTCCGCGAGGCCGAATGGAGCGTCGCCGCGCCCGCCCCCGGCCTGGAGGACCGGCGTGTCGAGATCACCGGTCCGGTGGACCGCAAGATGACCATCAACGCGCTCAACTCCGGCGCCAAGGTCTGGCTGGCCGACTTCGAGGACGCCAACTCCCCTCTCTGGGTCAACTGCGTCGCCGGCCACCTCAACCTGCGCGACGCGCTCGACCGGACCATCGACTTCGAGTCGGGCGGCAAGGCGTACGCGCTGCGCCCCGACGAGGAGCTGGCCACCGTCGTGGTGCGCCCGCGCGGCTGGCACCTGGACGAGAAGCACGCCAGGGTGGACGGCCGGCCCGTCTCCGGCTCGCTGTTCGACTTCGGCCTCTACTTCTTCCACTGCGCGCAGCGGCAGATCGACAAGGGCAAGGGCCCCTACTTCTACCTGCCGAAGCTGGAGTCCCACCTGGAGGCGCGGCTGTGGAACGACGTGTTCGTCCGCGCCCAGGAACTGCTCGGCATCCCGCGGGGGACGATCCGGGCGACCGTCCTCATCGAGACGTACCCGGCCGCCTTCGAGATGGAGGAGATCCTCTACGAGCTGCGCGAGCACTCCGCCGGGCTCAACGCGGGCCGCTGGGACTACCTGTTCAGCGTGATCAAGAAGTTCCGGACCCGGGGCCGGGAGTTCCTGCTGCCGGAGCGCAACGCGGTGACGATGACCGCGCCGTTCATGCGCGCCTACACCGAGCTGCTGGTGCGCACCTGCCACAAGCGCGGCGCGCACGCCATCGGCGGCATGGCCGCGTTCATCCCGTCGCGCCGCGACCCCGAGGTCAACGCCGTCGCCCTGGAGAAGGTCCGCGCCGACAAGACCCGCGAGTCCGGCGACGGCTTCGACGGCTCCTGGGTGGCGCACCCCGACCTGGTGCCGATCTGCCGCGAGGTGTTCGACGGGGTGCTCGGCGACAAGCCCCACCAGATCGACCGCAAGCGCGAGGACGTCAGCGTCTCGGCCGCCGACCTGCTGGCGGTGTCGCAGACGCCCGGCGAGATCACCGAGGCGGGGCTGCGCGGCAACGTGGACGTGGCGCTGCGCTACCTGGCCGCCTGGATGGGCGGGCTGGGCGCGGTGGCCATCCACAATCTCATGGAGGACGCGGCCACGGCCGAGATCTCCCGCTCGCAGATCTGGCAGTGGATCCACAACGACATCACGCTCGCCGACACCGGGAGCCAGGTGACGAAGGAGCTCGTCGAGCGGATCATCGGCGAGGAACTTGCCAAGATCGCCGCCGAGCCGGGCCACGACGAGGAGCTGTACGCTCAGGCCACGGCTCTGTTCAAGGAGGTCGCGCTGGACGACGATTTCGCCGAGTTCCTCACGCTCCCCGCGTACGCGCGCATGCCGTAGGAGGAGCCACATGACCTCGAGCACGCCCCCCGCGACCGGCCCCGTGATCGGCCCGCTGACGGCGGCCCTGCTCTCGGCGCTGCCCGCCGGCGCGGTGATCACCGATCCCGTACGGCTGCGCACCTACGAGT is drawn from Nonomuraea muscovyensis and contains these coding sequences:
- the hflX gene encoding GTPase HflX is translated as MHEYSALDEFETGDMDLEERQALRRVAGLSTELQDVSEVEYRQLRLERVVLVGVWTSGTAVDAENSLLELKLLAETAGSEVLEGLIQRRQKPDPATYIGSGKALELRDVVESTGADTVICDGELTPGQLRQLEDTVKVKVIDRTALILDIFAQHAKSREGKAQVELAQLQYFLPRLRGWGGNLSRQVGGRAAGGVGIGGRGPGETKIELDRRRIRERMAKLRRQISGMSTSRETMRQRRSQREVPAVAIAGYTNAGKSSLLNRVTGAGVLVEDALFATLDPTVRKARTPEGRLFTIADTVGFVRHLPHQLVEAFRSTLEEVADADLILHVVDGSHPDPEGQLAAVREVFADIEGATDVPEIVVINKADAADQDVLDRIARAERDSIVVSARTGAGIDELMALVERRLPRLDHEVTLLVPYDRGDLISRAHKEGEVLSVDHVEDGTVLHARVLPSLFHELERVGKPVERVS
- the aceB gene encoding malate synthase A, encoding MEITGPILDRFDEILTPEALGFVAALQREFGARRLELLELRQAKQAELSAGGLFDFLPETKGVREAEWSVAAPAPGLEDRRVEITGPVDRKMTINALNSGAKVWLADFEDANSPLWVNCVAGHLNLRDALDRTIDFESGGKAYALRPDEELATVVVRPRGWHLDEKHARVDGRPVSGSLFDFGLYFFHCAQRQIDKGKGPYFYLPKLESHLEARLWNDVFVRAQELLGIPRGTIRATVLIETYPAAFEMEEILYELREHSAGLNAGRWDYLFSVIKKFRTRGREFLLPERNAVTMTAPFMRAYTELLVRTCHKRGAHAIGGMAAFIPSRRDPEVNAVALEKVRADKTRESGDGFDGSWVAHPDLVPICREVFDGVLGDKPHQIDRKREDVSVSAADLLAVSQTPGEITEAGLRGNVDVALRYLAAWMGGLGAVAIHNLMEDAATAEISRSQIWQWIHNDITLADTGSQVTKELVERIIGEELAKIAAEPGHDEELYAQATALFKEVALDDDFAEFLTLPAYARMP
- a CDS encoding DUF4097 family beta strand repeat-containing protein, whose product is MKRIAIAGGLLASAALLTGCGLQGLAGPTNQDTATYDVTDKVTALRVEPGSGDAVISEYDGRAVHVTETLGWRGTKPEAEHVVEGDTLRLSYTCHDGPSCHVNYRIQVPKGLTVDVESGSGDVTLRSLSGTVKLSMGSGDVDGNGLTGKRLTADLGSGSMELKYAAAPDDARLETGSGDIMLRVPDGSYAVTTDMGSGDESISVKRDNASPHKMTIKAGSGDVSVLPG